In Puntigrus tetrazona isolate hp1 chromosome 22, ASM1883169v1, whole genome shotgun sequence, one genomic interval encodes:
- the LOC122327354 gene encoding uncharacterized protein LOC122327354 isoform X2 gives MSVMEGDSITLHTNYTEIQNDDTILWMFGPKDSLISQITRKGDFTSFFVTDDVGFRGRLQVDQNTGSLTIRNTRIKHSGKYKVTISSESITTKKFNVFVIGVVGETGGVKSVSVMEGHSVTLQDYIPEVQQEDLIVWRFGDKGILLGKLDMETKETSLNDADERFKGRLKLDWTGSLTIENTRSEHAGLYEVQIRGRESSQQFLVSVNAVPDPGQSPGAIAGIAAAVLVFLAAIVAAIVFYYRRKISELQMHVVEEKSVADGDSVTLKTDTELHKDDKIQWCYIEDNNLVAEISGAASKRTCDGVDGRFRSKLVLNKKTGDLTINNIMLNHSGLYKLKITSKNKITEKRFVLTVEMRTVSAMVGEQVHLSTEIEVQSDDLVLWTFGAENNLVVKADLGSISTGARFKERLELAENTGSLIIRNITIADSGHFKLQVINSKQSRFKRFHVTVTDSTVNRISESIGSIELKPMLKGEEK, from the exons ATGTCAGTGATGGAAGGAGATTCCATCACGCTACACACTAATTATACTGAAATACAGAACGATGATACGATACTGTGGATGTTTGGACCTAAAGACTCCCTCATATCTCAAATAACAAGAAAAGGAGATTTTACCTCATTTTTTGTCACTGATGATGTGGGATTCAGAGGCAGATTGCAGGTGGATCAAAACACTGGCTCTCTCACCATCAGAAACACCAGAATCAAACACTCAGGAAAATATAAAGTAACCATCTCTAGTGAAAGCATCACAACCAAGAAATTTAACGTTTTTGTAATTG GTGTTGTTGGTGAGACGGGTGGAGTGAAGTCAGTGTCAGTGATGGAGGGACATTCTGTCACTCTACAGGATTATATTCCTGAAGTACAGCAAGAAGATCTAATAGTGTGGAGGTTTGGAGATAAAGGAATTCTCCTCGGTAAACTTGACATGGAAACCAAAGAGACCTCATTGAACGACGCCGATGAGAGATTCAAAggcagactgaagctggattggactggatctctgaccatcgaGAACACTCGAAGTGAACACGCAGGACTTTATGAAGTGCAGATCAGAGGCCGCGAGAGCTCACAGCAGTTCCTTGTTTCTGTAAATG CTGTTCCTGATCCGGGTCAGTCTCCGGGTGCTATAGCTGGGATAGCTGCTGCTGTTCTGGTGTTTTTGGCTGCAATTGTAGCCGCTATTGTATTTTACTATCGCCGCAAGATCTCTGAACTACAAATGCATGTGG TCGAAGAAAAGTCAGTGGCAGACGGAGATTCTGTTACTCTGAAAACCGATACTGAACTACATAAAGATGATAAGATACAGTGGTGCTATATAGAAGACAACAATCTCGTCGCTGAAATCAGTGGAGCGGCCAGTAAAAGAACATGTGATGGTGTTGATGGGAGATTCAGAAGCAAACTGGTGCTGAATAAGAAGACTGGAGATCTCACCATCAACAACATCATGCTTAATCACTCCGGACTCTACAAACTCAAGATCaccagcaaaaacaaaataacagaaaagagATTCGTTCTTACCGTCGAAA TGAGGACCGTGTCAGCGATGGTGGGAGAGCAGGTCCATTTATCAACAGAGATTGAAGTACAAAGCGATGATCTGGTATTGTGGACATTCGGAGCTGAAAACAATCTCGTAGTTAAAGCTGATTTAGGATCGATTAGCACTGGTGCGAGATTCAAAGAGAGACTGGAACTGGCCGAGAACACTGGATCTCTGATCATCAGAAACATCACAATTGCAGACTctggacattttaaactccaggTCATCAACAGCAAACAGAGCCGATTCAAGAGATTCCATGTGACTGTCACTG ATTCCACAGTAAACAGAATCAGTGAATCAATTGGATCGATTGAACTGAAGCCCATGCTGAAAGGAGAGGAGAAATAA
- the LOC122327549 gene encoding uncharacterized protein LOC122327549 yields the protein MIFVFALFSMCLWCMVDVTDEVKAMSVMEGESFTLNTDVTDTQKYLLIQWTFRDARIAEINKFAETNSTFDADARFRDRLNLDQTGSLTVKNTRTTDSGLYKLAIVNQETRYRKFNVTVCGRSSSDCVSSSPALNDSIVDRTEDANVTELYQTSSECIQRCSFTEAVIRLALSALVGVVAVAVLVYDVRSARSELDRTEETEYLSKI from the exons atgatttttgtttttgctttgttctcCATGTGCTTGTGGTGTATGGTTG ATGTGACAGATGAAGTGAAGGCAATGTCGGTGATGGAGGGAGAGTCCTTCACTCTGAACACTGATGTTACTGATACACAGAAATATCTGTTAATACAGTGGACGTTTAGAGACGCTCGGATTGCAGAAATCAACAAATTTGCGGAAACCAACTCAACGTTTGATGCTGATGCGAGATTCAGAGACCGATTGAACTTAGATCAAACCGGATCTCTGACCGTCAAAAACACCAGAACCACGGACTCCGGACTTTATAAGCTAGCGATAGTCAACCAAGAGACCAGATACAGAAAGTTCAACGTTACAGTCTGCG GAAGATCGAGCTCAGACTGCGTGTCGTCCAGCCCTGCGCTCAACGATTCAATCGTCGATCGCACCGAAGACGCCAACGTTACTGAGCTCTATCAGACGAGTTCAG aatgcattcaACGTTGCAGCTTTACTGAAGCTGTGATCCGATTGGCTCTCTCTGCTCTGGTGGGCGTGGTCGCTGTTGCTGTGCTGGTTTACGACGTTAGATCCGCAAGAAGTGAGCTGGACAGAACAGAAGAGACTGAATATCTGAGTAAAATCTGA
- the LOC122327354 gene encoding uncharacterized protein LOC122327354 isoform X1: MTLLYFILLFVDGVFVAETDETMSVMEGDSITLHTNYTEIQNDDTILWMFGPKDSLISQITRKGDFTSFFVTDDVGFRGRLQVDQNTGSLTIRNTRIKHSGKYKVTISSESITTKKFNVFVIGVVGETGGVKSVSVMEGHSVTLQDYIPEVQQEDLIVWRFGDKGILLGKLDMETKETSLNDADERFKGRLKLDWTGSLTIENTRSEHAGLYEVQIRGRESSQQFLVSVNAVPDPGQSPGAIAGIAAAVLVFLAAIVAAIVFYYRRKISELQMHVVEEKSVADGDSVTLKTDTELHKDDKIQWCYIEDNNLVAEISGAASKRTCDGVDGRFRSKLVLNKKTGDLTINNIMLNHSGLYKLKITSKNKITEKRFVLTVEMRTVSAMVGEQVHLSTEIEVQSDDLVLWTFGAENNLVVKADLGSISTGARFKERLELAENTGSLIIRNITIADSGHFKLQVINSKQSRFKRFHVTVTDSTVNRISESIGSIELKPMLKGEEK, translated from the exons ATGACATTGCtgtattttatcttattattcGTGGACG gCGTGTTTGTTGCAGAAACAGATGAGACAATGTCAGTGATGGAAGGAGATTCCATCACGCTACACACTAATTATACTGAAATACAGAACGATGATACGATACTGTGGATGTTTGGACCTAAAGACTCCCTCATATCTCAAATAACAAGAAAAGGAGATTTTACCTCATTTTTTGTCACTGATGATGTGGGATTCAGAGGCAGATTGCAGGTGGATCAAAACACTGGCTCTCTCACCATCAGAAACACCAGAATCAAACACTCAGGAAAATATAAAGTAACCATCTCTAGTGAAAGCATCACAACCAAGAAATTTAACGTTTTTGTAATTG GTGTTGTTGGTGAGACGGGTGGAGTGAAGTCAGTGTCAGTGATGGAGGGACATTCTGTCACTCTACAGGATTATATTCCTGAAGTACAGCAAGAAGATCTAATAGTGTGGAGGTTTGGAGATAAAGGAATTCTCCTCGGTAAACTTGACATGGAAACCAAAGAGACCTCATTGAACGACGCCGATGAGAGATTCAAAggcagactgaagctggattggactggatctctgaccatcgaGAACACTCGAAGTGAACACGCAGGACTTTATGAAGTGCAGATCAGAGGCCGCGAGAGCTCACAGCAGTTCCTTGTTTCTGTAAATG CTGTTCCTGATCCGGGTCAGTCTCCGGGTGCTATAGCTGGGATAGCTGCTGCTGTTCTGGTGTTTTTGGCTGCAATTGTAGCCGCTATTGTATTTTACTATCGCCGCAAGATCTCTGAACTACAAATGCATGTGG TCGAAGAAAAGTCAGTGGCAGACGGAGATTCTGTTACTCTGAAAACCGATACTGAACTACATAAAGATGATAAGATACAGTGGTGCTATATAGAAGACAACAATCTCGTCGCTGAAATCAGTGGAGCGGCCAGTAAAAGAACATGTGATGGTGTTGATGGGAGATTCAGAAGCAAACTGGTGCTGAATAAGAAGACTGGAGATCTCACCATCAACAACATCATGCTTAATCACTCCGGACTCTACAAACTCAAGATCaccagcaaaaacaaaataacagaaaagagATTCGTTCTTACCGTCGAAA TGAGGACCGTGTCAGCGATGGTGGGAGAGCAGGTCCATTTATCAACAGAGATTGAAGTACAAAGCGATGATCTGGTATTGTGGACATTCGGAGCTGAAAACAATCTCGTAGTTAAAGCTGATTTAGGATCGATTAGCACTGGTGCGAGATTCAAAGAGAGACTGGAACTGGCCGAGAACACTGGATCTCTGATCATCAGAAACATCACAATTGCAGACTctggacattttaaactccaggTCATCAACAGCAAACAGAGCCGATTCAAGAGATTCCATGTGACTGTCACTG ATTCCACAGTAAACAGAATCAGTGAATCAATTGGATCGATTGAACTGAAGCCCATGCTGAAAGGAGAGGAGAAATAA